GGCGCGTTGGGCGGTCGAAACTGCGCGCCTATGCCTATCTGACAACGCCGGCAGATCGGGTGATCTCGCAATCCGCTGAGCGACGCCTGCGCGTCCTGCAATCGCTGGATAGTCTCGGCGCGGGCTTCCAGTTGGCAAGCCATGACCTCGATATGCGCGGAGGTGGCAACCTGCTCGGCGATCAACAGTCCGGCCACGTGCGCGAGGTTGGCGTTGAACTGTATCAGCAAATGCTCGAGGACGCGGTCAAAGCCCTGCAATCTGGATCCAATGATGTGGATGATGTGGTCGATGAGTGGTCGCCGCAGATCAATCTTGGCCTGTCCGTTCTGATCCCGGAAGGATACGTCGAAGACCTTGGCGTGCGGTTGGGACTTTATCGCCGGCTCGCGGACCTCGCGACAGAGCAGGAGCGCGAAGCCTTTGCCGCAGAGCTGATCGACCGGTTCGGCGCGCTTCCAAAAGAAACGCAGCAATTGCTCGACGTCACCGCCGTGAAAGTGACGTGCAAGTCGCTCGGCATCTCCAAGCTCGATGCCGGACCGAAAGGCGTTGTTCTGACATTCCGGGCGGATACAGCTGTGGATCCGGCCAAACTGATGATGCTGGTTCGCTCACGCCCGGGCAAGATGAAGCTGCGCCCTGATAGCAAACTGGTCATTATGGGCGTGCCCGCCGATGCAGATGCGCGCATGCAGTCGGTGAAAGGACTGTTGAACGAGCTGAAGGCGACAGCGGCACCCGCCTAGGACGCGTTGCGCTGCCGGTTGAGGAGCGATTTGGCGGTCAGCCCGCCTAGAAGCGTCTTGAGCGTATGGAACTGACGGCGTTCAATCGCTCGCCAGGTCAACGATCCACTGACGGCGTCTTCAATCCGCCGTGAGAGCAGGACGGCGCCGCGATAGGAGGTTTCCGGCAGCGTGATGCAGACATGGGTGGAGTCGAGACGCGCGGCGAGATCAGTATCGCGCAGCATGGATTTTATGGTCAGCGCCACCGACTTGATATCGTGCTCCGGAGACAGGGTGAAGGCGACCACCGAGAGCGGCGTTGCCAATCGATCGGCCTGTTCCATCTGCGCTTCGAGATGAGACTCCAGATACTCACGGGAGACCAGACCGGTGGCGTGATCTTCGATCACACCCGCTGGAATTTTTTGCGTGTCACGCTCGACCAACGCTTCGTGTGATACCGCGTGCAGAGTGTTGCCAATGTTCGCGATATCGGCGGTCAGGTCCAGGATCTGATCCGCGTTGGACATGAGTTCTGGTGAAATCTGACCCGTCAGTTCCGGCCGAAGCAACAGAATGACACGCGGGACGGTCACGATTTGCAAGGACTTCACCCGCATGAGCAATTTCGCAGCTTCGTCATCTGGTGTTGCGGGGCAGAGTACGAGCGTCTGAAACTGGCCGCTGGCGAGATAATCTTCGGCGGTCAGGCGACTGATTGCTGCGACCAGGGTCACTTGCGCATCAGCCAGGTTGGACTTGATCGCATTCAGAAAAGGCGCGTCCTGGCCGAGCCAGAGCACTCGCGCCCGCCCGACCGGCGCAGGCGTGGATCTTGCCGGTCCAAATTTCTCTGCCGTGCGCGCACGTAACTGAATCTCTCTTTGCCGCTGCGCCTCGCGTTGCCGAATGGCCAGGCGGGCGGGAAGGGACTCGATCTGCGCCACATCCGCGAGATGGATATCACTATGCACGGTCGACAGGCCTTGTTTCCCAATCGTCACGACGAGGCGATTGTCCAATCCTTCAAACGTGTTGCGACGAGTCAGATTGTCGATCAGCGCCGGAGCCGAATCCGGCGGCAAGTAGGATCCGCGAACGGGAACCGGGCGCAGGCCGGCTTGACGCAGCCGAGTCTGGAGCATTTCCAGCCGCGGGCTTTCGGATACGACATGTATCACCGGTGCATCGAACCGTTTGTCATTGAGCATTTTATGCGCCCTCGAGTCGACGTTACGTCAGGCCTTTTCTTTGCGCACTTGAGTCTTAAGGTCTGGTTGATCTCAGAAGTAAAAAAGCCCGCAGGCAAGGGAGAAAACGATGGCAAAAGGCCCTTTGGATGGCGTCAAGATCGTCGAATTTGCAGGAATTGGCCCGTGTCCGTTTTGCGGCATGTTGCTCAGTGATATGGGGGCAGATGTCGTCCGCATTGACCGGGCAGGGTCCAACCGACCGGGCAACCCCGCCGATGTGATGAGCCGAGGACGGCGCTCGATCGCGCTGAATTTGAAGGATGAGGCCGACCGCGAGACGGCGTTCAAGCTGCTCGAACAAGCGGACGCCCTGATCGAGGGATTCCGCCCGGGCGTGATGGAACGCAACGGACTTGGACCGGATGAGGTTTTGGCGCGAAATCCGAAGCTTGTTTACGGACGCATGACCGGTTGGGGGCAGCACGGCGCACTGTCGCACTCGGCCGGACACGATCTCAACTACATCGCCATTACGGGCGCCTTGCATGCCATGGGAGACGGCGATGGCCGTCCACGTCCACCATTGAATCTGATTGGAGATTATGGCGGCGGCGCGCTTTATCTTGCCATGGGGCTGCTGGCTGCTGTCGTGAATGTCAAGAATGGCGGCGAAGGGCAGGTCATCGACTGCGCCATGTCAGACGGCGCTGCTTCCCTGACCACCATGTTCTACGGCATGCGGGCAAGCGGCATGTGGACAGATGATCGCGAAGCCAACCTGCTGGACGGCGGCGCACACTTCTATGACACATATGAATGCGCAGATGGGAAATGGGTGTCGATTGGATCGATTGAGCCACAATTCTACGCCTTGCTTGTGGAGAAGGCTGAGCTCACCGACCCGGACTTTCAGGCCCAAATGGATCGCTCCAAGTGGCCGGATTCAAAAGCAAAACTGATCGCGGTGATGAAGACGAAAACGCGCGATGAATGGTGTGACATCATGGAAGGGACAGACATTTGCTTTGCGCCCGTCCTGTCTATGGCAGAAGCACCAACCTACAAGCACAATGCAGACCGTCGCACATTCGAGACAGTAGATGGTGTGGTCCAGCCGGGACCGGCACCGCGTTTCTCCAAAACACCGGGCGCCATCCAAGGCAAACCCGCTGGCATCGGCGAACATCAAGAAGAGGTGCTCAAGGACTGGGGAATCGCTTAAACCCCACCTCCTGAACAGTGATTAGCGGAGGCGAGCATGGGCGCTCTTCCTGGCACCACCGGACGACGGCGGCTTTACTTGATGCGGCATGGCTTCGTTGATTACACGTCGCCAGAGGTACGCGCCGCGCAGGATCCGTCCATTGCTTATCTGACCGAACAGGGGCGAGAGGAAGCGAAAGCGGCGGGCATCGCCCTTTCCGATGTGCCTCTAGACGCCGCATTTCATACGGGGTTGCGACGGACCCAGGAAACCGCGGAGATCGTCCTTGCGCAACATGATCTGACGGCGCCAGAGCTTGAGCAAGAGTCGCGGTTTCAGGAATTACGTTCGGGGCAGTATATCGACTTCAAATCCGCAGAACATCTTGCCGCAACCATGACTTTCCAGTTCGAGCAAGCTGGAACGCCGGGGGCGACCTTTTTGGAAGGCGGAGAGAAATTCTCCGACGCTATGGAGCGGATTGAGGATGGCTTGAAGGGCTTGTTGTCGCGCCCCGGTTGGGCCTCGGCCTTGCTTGTCGCGCATGAAGTGGTCAATCGGATGATCCTCGCCTGGACGATTGGCGCGCCTTTGGGATCGAGTGCCGGTTTCGAACAGGACACGGGCTGTATCAACATCATCGATTTCGATCTGGTCCCGGACGAAGCTGGCAACACGCGAATTGAGCGAGCGATGATCAAGGCCGTCAATCTCACCCCGGCAAACTATGTGAAAAACGGCATGAACCTGCGATCGCTGGAGGCGATCTTCACCCGGGCATCTGAGTAGTCGGTCCTGAACTAAGGCGAAATCGCGGCGCGAAAATGAACGGAACCTACAGGCGCTCCTCCGGATCCGTTCATGTTCATTCAGCTATAACGGGGATGTCGACGGAGATCCCGTCTGGTTTCAGACGCTCCGAAGACGTCCTTCTTGCTTGACCTTGGCCGTTCTTATGAACGGCCTTTTTTTTGCGCGATCTCCTCGGCACGGGTCATCGCTGCTTTCAGATTATCCTCCAGCTTTTGCCGCAGGGTCTCTCGATCATCAGATTCGTCTGGAATGACCGCCTCTCCGAACACCAATGCGCCACGGGTGAACGGGTATGGGATACGAAAACCGTCCCAGGTGTTCAGCCGCCGGCGCGGGGCCGATACAATCGCATAGGGCAGGATTGGCGCCTTGCTTCTCTGTGCCATGATGATCGGGCCATTTTGGGCGACTTCGGCCGGACCGCGCGGACCATCGGGTGTGATACAGATGCCGCCGCCTGTTTTCAAAATGCGCAATGCCTCTGCGAGTGCCTTCATGCCACCCTTGTCGCGCTTCTTGCCTTTGTGTGTGGACGAGCCGCGCACGGCTTCCAGTCCGAGATGCTTGATTGCCTTGGCCACGGGCTCGCCGTCTTTCGAGAGCGAAATCAGCATGGCGGAGCGGGTCTTCTGCTGCGGCCATTTCTGGATGATCCGGTTCCAGCCAGAGGGCAGCAGGAGGATGGTTGAGTGCCAGGCCGCAACAATAATGTTGGGATATCCTAGCCAGACTTTCAGGGCTTCCTCGTTGCCCTCAACAGTCCAGCGAATCGTGCGGTTGCAGAGCGCCATATAGGCCCAGATCAGCCAGCCCAGAAGGCTCGCGACGATTGCACTGCGGAGGATCGCTTTCATGGCATCCGTGTGTAGCGGTGATTGCAGTCGGCGCAAAGGCGCTCGATACAGAAATGCCCAGCCCTGTTGGTCAGGGCTGGGCACTTTTTCGAGATATTCGTATCTGAGGCGTCGCCTTACGGCACGTAGACCGTGTAAACGACCTCAGCTTCAACTTCACCGGCGCCCATGGACAGGTCATATCCAGTGGTTCCCAGCTCA
This DNA window, taken from Hyphomonas sp. Mor2, encodes the following:
- a CDS encoding CaiB/BaiF CoA-transferase family protein, producing the protein MAKGPLDGVKIVEFAGIGPCPFCGMLLSDMGADVVRIDRAGSNRPGNPADVMSRGRRSIALNLKDEADRETAFKLLEQADALIEGFRPGVMERNGLGPDEVLARNPKLVYGRMTGWGQHGALSHSAGHDLNYIAITGALHAMGDGDGRPRPPLNLIGDYGGGALYLAMGLLAAVVNVKNGGEGQVIDCAMSDGAASLTTMFYGMRASGMWTDDREANLLDGGAHFYDTYECADGKWVSIGSIEPQFYALLVEKAELTDPDFQAQMDRSKWPDSKAKLIAVMKTKTRDEWCDIMEGTDICFAPVLSMAEAPTYKHNADRRTFETVDGVVQPGPAPRFSKTPGAIQGKPAGIGEHQEEVLKDWGIA
- a CDS encoding lysophospholipid acyltransferase family protein encodes the protein MKAILRSAIVASLLGWLIWAYMALCNRTIRWTVEGNEEALKVWLGYPNIIVAAWHSTILLLPSGWNRIIQKWPQQKTRSAMLISLSKDGEPVAKAIKHLGLEAVRGSSTHKGKKRDKGGMKALAEALRILKTGGGICITPDGPRGPAEVAQNGPIIMAQRSKAPILPYAIVSAPRRRLNTWDGFRIPYPFTRGALVFGEAVIPDESDDRETLRQKLEDNLKAAMTRAEEIAQKKGRS
- a CDS encoding histidine phosphatase family protein, whose protein sequence is MGALPGTTGRRRLYLMRHGFVDYTSPEVRAAQDPSIAYLTEQGREEAKAAGIALSDVPLDAAFHTGLRRTQETAEIVLAQHDLTAPELEQESRFQELRSGQYIDFKSAEHLAATMTFQFEQAGTPGATFLEGGEKFSDAMERIEDGLKGLLSRPGWASALLVAHEVVNRMILAWTIGAPLGSSAGFEQDTGCINIIDFDLVPDEAGNTRIERAMIKAVNLTPANYVKNGMNLRSLEAIFTRASE